In the Juglans microcarpa x Juglans regia isolate MS1-56 chromosome 6D, Jm3101_v1.0, whole genome shotgun sequence genome, one interval contains:
- the LOC121236216 gene encoding RHOMBOID-like protein 2, which translates to MSSADLERGGGAKARRTNNNYYVDNSGQEWTSWLIPLFVAANVAVFVVAMYINDCPKNHRGSEGACMARFLGRFSFQPLKENPLFGPSSSTLDKLGALEWYKVVYQHQGWRLLSCIWLHAGVIHLVANMLSLVFIGIRLEQQFGFMRVGMLYLLSGFGGSILSSLFIQNNISVGASGALFGLLGAMLSELITNWTVYSKKAAALFTLIFIIAINLAVGILPHVDNFAHIGGFLTGFLLGFVFLPQPQFGWAENQYLPANSSVRSKYKPYQYVLGVLSLVLLIVGFTVGLVMLFKGENGNNHCSWCHYLSCVPTSQWNCGNR; encoded by the exons atgtCCAGCGCTGATCTGGAAAGAGGAGGAGGGGCAAAGGCCAGAAGGACCAACAACAATTACTATGTCGATAACTCGGGTCAGGAATGGACTTCATGGTTGATCCCATTGTTTGTGGCGGCCAATGTTGCTGTCTTTGTGGTAGCTATGTATATCAACGACTGCCCAAAGAACCATCGGGGTTCTGAAGGGGCTTGCATGGCCAGGTTTCTTGGCAGGTTCTCGTTCCAGCCTCTCAAGGAGAATCCTCTCTTTGGGCCCTCTTCTTCTAC ATTGGATAAATTAGGAGCTCTAGAATGGTACAAGGTAGTCTACCAGCATCAAGGATGGAGACTTCTCAGTTGTATCTGGTTGCATGCAGGTGTTATTCACCTGGTTGCAAACATGTTGAGCTTGGTCTTTATTGGGATCCGCCTAGAACAGCAATTTGGTTTCA TGCGAGTTGGTATGCTCTATCTGTTGTCCGGATTCGGTGGGAGCATACTATCTTCCCTCTTTATTCAAAACAATATATCTGTTGGTGCGTCTGGTGCTTTGTTTGGCCTTCTTGGAGCAATGTTGTCGGAGCTTATAACTAATTGGACGGTTTATAGCAAGAAG GCTGCTGCTCTATTCACCCTTATTTTCATCATTGCCATTAACTTGGCAGTTGGAATTCTTCCTCATGTCGATAACTTTGCCCACATTGGAGGATTCTTAACAGGTTTTCTCCTTGGATTTGTTTTTCTACCTCAACCTCAATTTGGGTGGGCGGAAAACCAGTATCTTCCAGCTAATTCCAGTGTCCGTTCCAAGTACAAGCCTTACCAATATGTTCTCGGGGTTCTTTCCCTGGTCTTACTTATTGTTGG ATTTACTGTGGGATTGGTGATGCTGTTTAAAGGAGAAAATGGAAACAATCACTGCAGCTGGTGCCATTATCTTAGTTGTGTGCCTACCTCCCAATGGAACTGTGGAAACCGATGA
- the LOC121235897 gene encoding 60S ribosomal protein L24-like — MVLKTELCRFSGAKIYPGKGIRFVRSDSQVFLFANSKCKRYFHNRLKPSKLTWTAMYRKQHKKDIAAEAVKKKRRAAKKPYSRSIVGATLEVIQKKRAEKPEVRDAAREAALREIKERIKKTKDEKKAKKAELTAKTQKTQSKGNVPKGAAPKGPKLGGGGGKR, encoded by the exons ATGGTTCTCAA GACTGAACTTTGCCGCTTCAGTGGTGCTAAGATATACCCTGGTAAGGGTATCAGATTTGTCCGGTCTGATTCTCAG GTTTTCCTCTTTGCCAATTCAAAATGCAAAAGGTATTTCCACAACCGCTTGAAGCCATCGAAGCTTACATGGACAGCCATGTACAGGAAACAACATAAGAAG GACATTGCTGCTGAGGCTGTGAAGAAGAAGCGTCGTGCTGCCAAGAAGCCTTATTCCAGGTCTATTGTTGGTGCCACCTTGGAAGTCATACAAAAGAAACGAGCTGAGAAGCCAGAAGTCAGAGATGCTGCACGCGAAGCTGCTCTCCG TGAGATCAAAGAGAGGATTAAGAAAACCAAGGATGAGAAGAAGGCGAAGAAAGCAGAGCTGACAGCCAAGACACAGAAGACGCAAAGCAAGGGTAATGTTCCCAAGGGGGCTGCACCAAAGGGCCCCAAGttaggaggtggtggtggaaagCGTTGA
- the LOC121235326 gene encoding protein IQ-DOMAIN 14: protein MGKAAQWFRGFLGLKKQDPSSSTSTAPKPSKEKRRWSFVKSYREKDQRHYATKLGYETTTPTPAPAPAPVPVPVPVPVPAATTTMTRKSYKQMAVHLEEGVVDPSKHAIAVAAATAAVAEAAQAAAQAAAAVVRLTSSGRCASNTAAYASGSLVGAREELAAVKIQAAFRGCLARRALRALKGLVKLQALVRGHIERKRTAEWLQRMQALLRAQARACAGRAQISESSHTSSKSSHQNAGPATPEKFEHVIRHKSSKHDQSPMLKRNVSRPNGQLLGDQDKAHLGWNRSDSRREERSWDQWGCSIRTGTLDDEKSDKILEIDTGKSHCTAKRKNLFHSSHHVLVSDQHSHSFTTSKDSTAHQTVPSPSSFEVQSLSPLKFSQEAEDCSFHTADNSPQVFSASSRGGGSKRSPFTPTKSDGSRSYLSGYSDHPNYMAYTESSRAKLRSLSAPKQRPHYERSSSTKRYSVHGFGESRLSAPKVSNLHADFASKAYPGSGRLDKLGMPVGYRY from the exons ATGGGCAAAGCAGCACAGTGGTTTCGTGGCTTCCTCGGCCTGAAGAAGCAGGACCCAAGCTCTTCAACTTCCACAGCTCCAAAACCTTCCAAAGAAAAACGAAGATGGAGCTTCGTAAAGTCATACAGAGAGAAAGACCAGCGGCACTACGCCACCAAACTCGGCTACGAGACGACGACACCAACACCAGCACCAGCACCAGCACCAGTACCAGTACCAGTACCAGTACCAGTAccagcagcaacaacaacaatgaCAAGAAAATCGTACAAGCAGATGGCGGTCCACCTCGAAGAAGGCGTGGTGGATCCCAGCAAGCACGCAATCGCGGTGGCGGCCGCGACGGCTGCTGTAGCGGAGGCGGCGCAGGCGGCAGCGCAGGCGGCGGCCGCGGTGGTCAGGCTAACAAGCAGCGGGAGGTGCGCCAGCAACACCGCAGCGTACGCTAGTGGGAGCCTTGTTGGGGCTCGTGAAGAGTTGGCAGCTGTAAAAATTCAGGCCGCTTTTCGAGGCTGTTTG GCACGGAGAGCACTGCGAGCATTGAAAGGATTGGTGAAGCTTCAGGCTCTGGTAAGAGGTCACATTGAGAGGAAGCGGACAGCGGAGTGGTTACAGAGGATGCAAGCATTGTTGCGAGCCCAGGCACGAGCATGTGCTGGGCGGGCCCAAATTTCAGAGTCTTCGCATACTAGCAGCAAGTCTTCTCACCAAAATGCC GGTCCAGCAACTCCTGAAAAGTTTGAGCATGTGATCAGACACAAGAGTTCAAAGCACGATCAGTCACCAATGCTCAAA AGAAATGTCTCAAGACCAAACGGACAACTTCTTGGCGATCAAGACAAAGCTCACTTAGGTTGGAATAGGTCTGATAGTCGAAGGGAGGAACGATCATGGGATCAATGGGGGTGTTCAATAAGGACTGGCACCTTGGATGATGAAAAGAGTGATAAGATCCTTGAAATCGATACCGGAAAATCTCACTGCACAGCTAAACGCAAAAACCTCTTCCACTCTTCTCATCATGTTCTTGTCTCTGATCAACATAGCCATAGCTTTACCACTTCGAAGGATTCAACTGCCCATCAAACTGTTCCAAGTCCATCTTCTTTTGAAGTCCAATCTTTGAGCCCGTTGAAATTCTCTCAGGAAGCTGAAGATTGCTCTTTCCACACTGCTGATAATAGCCCTCAAGTATTTTCTGCATCATCTAGAGGTGGTGGTTCAAAAAGAAGCCCCTTCACGCCCACAAAAAGTGATGGCTCAAGAAGCTACTTAAGTGGTTACTCTGACCACCCAAACTACATGGCTTATACCGAATCTTCAAGGGCCAAGCTGAGATCTCTCAGTGCTCCTAAACAAAGGCCGCATTATGAGAGGTCTAGTTCTACAAAAAGATATTCTGTTCATGGCTTTGGTGAATCAAGATTGAGTGCACCAAAGGTTTCTAATTTGCACGCAGACTTTGCAAGTAAAGCTTACCCAGGATCTGGTCGCTTGGACAAGCTTGGGATGCCAGTGGGCTACAGATACTAA